A stretch of the Panthera uncia isolate 11264 chromosome D1, Puncia_PCG_1.0, whole genome shotgun sequence genome encodes the following:
- the LOC125913464 gene encoding LOW QUALITY PROTEIN: olfactory receptor 56B4-like (The sequence of the model RefSeq protein was modified relative to this genomic sequence to represent the inferred CDS: inserted 1 base in 1 codon), with protein MQSSCHFSFMDRHCKWGTCAMDTPTSVTNSSSLQISHFILMGLPGIHGWQHWLSLPLALLYFLALGANLLIMITIHHEATLHVPMYHFLGILAVVDMGLATTIMPKILATFWFDAKAISLPECFAQIYAIHCFFFMESGIFLCMALGRYIAICHPLRYLSIVTDTFVVKATGFMVLRNGLFTIPVPILSAQRHYCSKNEINHCLCSDLGVTSLACNDITVNKFYQLISAWILIGSDMALVFSSYVLILHSVLRLNSPEAIXKALGTCSSHLILILFFYTGITVLSVTYLAEKNTPLIPVLLNVLHNVIPPALNPMVYALRMQELRLGFQRLLGLSEDMSTK; from the exons ATGCAATCTTCCTGCCATTTCAGTTTTATGGACAGACACTGCAAATGGGGCACCTGTGCTATGGATACTCCCACCAGTGTTACCAACAGTTCCAGCCTCCAGATTTCCCACTTCATCTTGATGGGGCTCCCAGGCATTCATGGGTGGCAGCActggctctccctgcccctggctctGCTCTACTTCTTAGCTCTTGGTGCTAATCTCCTCATCATGATCACCATCCACCATGAGGCCACGCTGCATGTGCCTATGTACCATTTTCTGGGCATACTGGCTGTTGTGGACATGGGTCTGGCCACCACCATCATGCCCAAGATCCTGGCTACCTTCTGGTTTGATGCCAAGGCCATCAGCCTCCCTGAGTGTTTTGCTCAGATCTATGCCATCCACTGTTTCTTCTTCATGGAATCTGGTATCTTCCTCTGCATGGCATTGGGCAGATATATAGCCATCTGTCACCCCCTTCGATACCTGTCTATAGTCACTGACACTTTTGTGGTCAAAGCCACAGGATTCATGGTGCTCAGGAATGGACTGTTTACTATCCCAGTTCCAATACTGTCTGCCCAGAGACACTATTGCTCCAAGAATGAAATTAACCACTGCCTGTGCTCTGATTTGGGGGTCACCAGTCTAGCCTGTAATGACATCACTGTGAACAAATTTTACCAACTGATCTCAGCATGGATCCTGATTGGGAGTGATATGgctcttgttttttcttcctatgtGTTAATCCTTCACTCTGTGCTGAGGTTGAACTCACCAGAAGCAA TCAAAGCTCTGGGGACCTGTAGCTCCCACCTCATTCTCATCCTCTTCTTCTATACAGGTATCACTGTGCTGTCTGTCACATACCTTGCAGAGAAAAATACGCCCCTAATCCCTGTGCTCCTTAATGTACTGCACAATGTCATCCCCCCTGCACTCAATCCCATGGTCTATGCACTCAGGATGCAAGAGCTCAGACTGGGCTTCCAGAGACTGCTTGGACTGAGTGAAGATATGTCCACTAAGTAA